In one Candidatus Nitronereus thalassa genomic region, the following are encoded:
- a CDS encoding helix-turn-helix transcriptional regulator: MQQNYEWNNTTSAAKVLEVRGLTKREREVLMWIMQGKTNGEIGNILGISIHTASKHIEHVFLKLGVHSRIQAYNKVLELSRKDHGQGYGLVYGTVHQRAEVA, encoded by the coding sequence ATGCAACAAAATTATGAATGGAATAATACGACATCAGCCGCAAAAGTCCTTGAAGTTCGTGGATTAACGAAGCGGGAGCGGGAAGTATTGATGTGGATAATGCAAGGAAAGACGAATGGGGAGATTGGGAATATCTTAGGGATCTCCATCCATACAGCTTCCAAGCATATCGAGCATGTTTTTCTCAAGTTGGGAGTGCATTCTCGGATCCAGGCGTACAACAAAGTCCTTGAGTTGTCTCGGAAGGACCATGGCCAAGGATATGGCCTTGTCTACGGCACGGTTCACCAGAGGGCAGAAGTTGCTTAA
- a CDS encoding CBS domain-containing protein: MAMKDKGLNQVASEVMNPRVITATRGTNVNILVRQLLTGQFSGLPVVEDDGEVVGIVSEFDVIQALLNGQDLTMLKAEDIMNTPAVCVTEESPLIHVLQLMIEHRIIRLPVVRNRKLVGMISRPNILSQMVDVTVPKAHVLPVCYWCERICDDVQSQPHQEIWCDLAEYLQRHGVSSVEITFSPKFCPSCAPVIRHLMEGSTPAH; encoded by the coding sequence ATGGCAATGAAGGATAAGGGACTCAATCAGGTGGCTTCCGAAGTGATGAATCCACGGGTGATCACCGCGACAAGGGGAACCAACGTGAATATTCTGGTCCGACAGCTTTTGACTGGACAATTCAGTGGTTTGCCCGTGGTGGAAGATGATGGAGAAGTTGTGGGAATCGTGAGTGAATTCGATGTCATTCAGGCCTTATTAAACGGGCAAGATTTAACCATGCTCAAGGCCGAAGACATTATGAATACTCCAGCGGTCTGTGTGACGGAAGAGTCTCCACTCATTCATGTTTTACAATTAATGATTGAGCATCGAATTATTCGGTTGCCGGTAGTACGAAACCGAAAACTTGTTGGGATGATTTCCAGGCCAAATATTCTGAGCCAGATGGTCGATGTGACGGTACCAAAGGCTCATGTGTTGCCTGTGTGTTACTGGTGCGAGCGGATTTGCGATGACGTGCAATCACAACCTCACCAGGAGATTTGGTGCGATCTCGCGGAATATCTTCAGCGGCATGGCGTATCATCTGTAGAGATTACCTTTTCCCCAAAATTCTGCCCATCTTGCGCCCCGGTTATTAGACACCTGATGGAGGGATCGACTCCGGCACATTAG
- a CDS encoding DNA polymerase beta superfamily protein, whose translation MTPTSSSQRTTILKVQVGSHAHGLAGPESDQDFRSVFVIPTTDLFRLDFKYPATSWKKGDGDEASWEIAPFLSLALQSHPLILETFLAPVVKTNDWGKELQTLFPAVWSPQKAFDAFIGYAKNQRTKFLDKKDSRPEKYAAAYVRVLSNLCELLETGTFTVRIRDTPLGESIVRIKQGAYRIGEVIDLGEELTQKASRALHPCPHQHNIQQVEDFLIRIRTAFLP comes from the coding sequence ATGACGCCAACCTCATCATCACAACGTACGACCATTCTGAAAGTTCAGGTTGGTTCCCATGCACATGGCCTGGCTGGACCGGAGAGTGATCAAGACTTCCGAAGCGTATTTGTGATTCCAACCACGGATCTCTTTCGGCTCGACTTCAAATATCCGGCGACCAGTTGGAAGAAAGGCGATGGCGATGAAGCATCTTGGGAAATCGCTCCGTTTTTATCCCTCGCCCTCCAAAGTCATCCTTTAATTTTGGAAACCTTTTTGGCCCCGGTGGTAAAAACGAATGATTGGGGGAAGGAATTGCAAACACTGTTCCCAGCAGTCTGGAGCCCTCAAAAAGCTTTTGATGCCTTCATCGGCTATGCCAAAAATCAACGCACGAAATTTTTAGATAAGAAAGACAGCCGGCCAGAAAAATATGCCGCAGCCTATGTGCGAGTACTATCCAATCTTTGTGAACTTCTTGAAACCGGCACATTTACGGTTCGAATTCGGGATACACCGTTGGGAGAATCAATTGTTCGCATCAAGCAAGGAGCCTATCGTATCGGGGAGGTTATCGACCTTGGAGAAGAGCTTACCCAGAAAGCGTCGAGGGCTCTACACCCATGTCCACACCAACACAATATCCAACAGGTTGAGGATTTTCTTATAAGGATTCGAACCGCTTTCCTCCCTTGA